Proteins co-encoded in one Setaria viridis chromosome 9, Setaria_viridis_v4.0, whole genome shotgun sequence genomic window:
- the LOC117837297 gene encoding cytochrome c biogenesis protein CCS1, chloroplastic produces the protein MPSPASYLLINPAKPSSFRRLPPPPPSPRLPTRRLHVSCDAPRGSGRSGGVGGRRETIPAGASKAKKQIVFFDAAPPVSQPQPQQGGSVVEKGESEKPTKEGSGNAALSLLRRATKKTLAALSNLPLAISEMFTIAALMALGTVIDQGEAPSYYFEKFPEDNPVFGFITWRWILTPGFDHMFSSPVFLGLLALLAASLMACTYTTQLPMVKVARRWSFTHSGERIRKQEFADSLPRASIQDLGVILMGAGYEVFTKGPSLYAFKGLAGRYAPIGVHLAMLFIMAGATLSATGSFKGSVDVPQGLNFVIGDVMKPRGVLSVAPDVFNTEVHVNRFYMEYYDSGEVSQFYSDLSLFNLDGKEVMRKTIKVNDPLRYGGITIYQTDWGFSALQVKKNGEGPFNLAMAQLKLNGDKKLFGTFLPLEDSNASNPSVKGISMLARDLQSIVLYDQDGKFVGVRRPSSKLPIEINGNEILIEDAIGSTGLDLKTDPGVPIVYAGFGALMLTTCISYLSHSQIWALQDGSTVVVGGKTNRAKLEFSEEMNRLLDKVPELIGANENVVDSKSTAT, from the exons ATGCCGTCCCCCGCGTCTTATCTCCTCATAAACCCCGCCAAGCCCTCCTccttccgccgcctcccgcccccgccgccgtccccgcgccTACCCACCCGCCGGCTCCATGTCTCCTGCGACGCGCCGCGGGGGAGTGGTAGGAGCGGCGGCGTTGGTGGGAGGCGGGAGACCATCCCGGCCGGCGCCAGCAAAGCTAAGAAGCAGATAGTCTTCTTCGACGCAGCGCCGCCGGTgtcgcagccgcagccgcagcagggCGGGAGCGTCGTTGAGAAGGGGGAGAGCGAGAAACCGACCAAGGAAGGCAGCGGCAACGCGGCGCTGTCGTTGCTGAGGAGGGCGACGAAGAAGACGCTCGCGGCGCTGTCCAACCTCCCGCTTGCCATCTCCGAGATGTTTACCATCGCCGCTCTCATGGCCCTGG GCACGGTGATTGACCAGGGAGAGGCGCCGAGCTACTACTTCGAGAAGTTCCCGGAGGACAACCCGGTGTTCGGCTTCATCACGTGGAGGTGGATCCTGACGCCCGGGTTCGACCACATGTTCTCCTCGCCGGTCTTCCTCGGCCTTCTAGCGCTCCTCGCGGCGTCCCTCATGGCCTGCACCTACACGACCCAATTGCCCATGGTAAAGGTTGCAAGAAG ATGGTCGTTCACGCATTCAGGAGAAAGAATCCGGAAGCAGGAGTTTGCGGACTCTCTTCCCCGAGCATCCATACAGGATTTGGGAGTTATCTTGATGGGTGCCGGATATGAG GTATTCACCAAGGGGCCTTCTTTGTATGCCTTTAAAGGGCTGGCTGGTCGGTATGCACCTATCGGCGTGCATTTAGCGATGCTTTTCATCATGGCTGGAGCCACACTTAGTGCGACAGGAAGTTTCAAAGGCTCCGTCGATGTGCCTCAAGGGCTGAATTTTGTTATAGGAGATGTGATGAAACCCAGAGGGGTCCTCTCTGTTGCGCCAGATGTTTTCAATACTGAAGTTCATGTCAACCGGTTCTACATGGAGTACTATGATAGTGGAGAG GTATCGCAATTTTATAGCGATCTTTCACTTTTCAACCTTGATGGTAAAGAGGTGATGAGGAAGACTATCAAAGTGAATGATCCCCTGAGGTATGGAGGAATTACTATCTACCAAACAGACTGGGGATTTTCAGCATTGCAAGTGAAGAAAAATGGCGAAGGACCTTTCAATTTGGCCATGGCCCAGTTGAAGCTGAATGGCGATAAGAAGCTCTTTGGAACGTTCTTGCCACTTGAAGACTCGAACGCTTCAAACCCGAGTGTCAAAGGAAT ATCGATGCTTGCTCGTGATCTGCAGTCTATTGTGCTGTATGATCAAGATGGTAAGTTTGTAGGAGTTCGTCGGCCAAGCTCAAAACTCCCCATTGAGATCAATGGTAATGAAATACTCATTGAAGATGCTATTGGCAGTACTGGACTGGATCTTAAG ACTGATCCAGGAGTTCCTATTGTTTATGCTGGATTTGGTGCACTCATGTTAACGACTTGCATTAGCTATCTTTCACACTCTCAG ATATGGGCATTGCAAGATGGAAGTACAGTAGTTGTTGGAGGGAAGACAAATCGAGCCAAGCTTGAATTTTCTGAAGAGATGAACCGGTTGCTTGATAAAGTGCCAGAGTTGATCGGTGCCAATGAGAATGTAGTAGATAGCAAATCGACTGCCACATGA
- the LOC117837299 gene encoding probable calcium-binding protein CML41, with amino-acid sequence MAKRLSSKRSFRLPFMCGQSDVASPRGAAVTRPSSSSFGRGSGSSSSSSSSSRHCELQRIFQHFDRDNDGKISGAELRAFFVSMGDDMPASCGDGGGYMLDFAGFVALMEREGGQEEDLRRAFEVFNAVESAGRITARGLQRVLAQLGDKRSVADCEAMIRAYDVDGDGGLDFHEFQRMMS; translated from the coding sequence ATGGCGAAGAGGCTGTCAAGCAAACGGAGCTTCAGGCTGCCGTTCATGTGCGGGCAGTCGGACGTGGCCAgcccgcgcggcgcggccgtgacgcggccgtcgtcgtcgtcgttcggCAGGGGGTCCgggtccagctccagctccagctccagcagcaggcACTGCGAGCTGCAGCGGATCTTCCAGCACTTCGACCGGGACAACGACGGCAAGATCTCCGGCGCCGAGCTGCGCGCCTTCTTCGTGTCCATGGGCGACGACATGCCGGCGtcgtgcggcgacggcggcggctacaTGCTGGACTTCGCCGGGTTCGTGGCGCTGATGGAGAGGGAGGGCGGGCAGGAGGAGGACCTGCGGCGGGCGTTCGAGGTGTTCAACGCCGTGGAGTCCGCGGGCAGGATCACCGCCAGGGGCCTGCAGAGGGTGCTCGCCCAGCTCGGCGACAAGCGCTCCGTCGCGGACTGCGAGGCCATGATCCGGGCCTATGACgtcgacggcgatggcggcctCGATTTCCACGAGTTCCAGAGGATGATGAGCTAA
- the LOC117837298 gene encoding BTB/POZ domain-containing protein At3g50780 produces MAELKAATASLDARTTKIRNVPIAVTPEGFWCCPSQAVLQKTAKNQNQQAKTKGGASPPASKASSIQRAPTISSERRTHSTPTRSKINSEEQRCLSAENAATNPPKAVNERPQKQHKISVGFGQHEISDLKVVLYGKDGVAVKMSVHKNILAENSTFFADKLSRQTPVSSLEVTDCEDVEIYVETVGLMYCSDVKQRLIKQTVPRVLRILKVAELLGFQACVVSCLDYLEAVPWVGEEEENVISSVRNLQSENYGVSPVLKRVASDLTTPPNDTFSHIIELVLRSNEDRGRREMKSLVQKLLKENSATCTSGSSDLCAETLYKSSQNCLESLLTLFQQATGSDFAEQSLNIKEPVFRQIALEADNLLWLAEILADRNAADEFAVMWASQRDLAGLHSKLPVKSRHLVSCVTARLYVAIGKGEILPSKDTRRLLLDIWLQPLMDDYNWLQHGCRSFDRKVVEEGIGRTILTLPLEDQQTILLSWLGSFLKVGDSCPNLQKAFEVWWRRTFIRPYAEQQGNRSQSGRS; encoded by the exons ATGGCTGAATTGAAGGCTGCAACAGCAAGTCTCGACGCCCGAACGACAAAGATCAGAAATGTTCCCATTGCTGTAACCCCAGAAGGATTCTGGTGCTGCCCGTCCCAGGCCGTGCTCCAGAAGACGGCGAAGAACCAAAACCAGCAGGCAAAAACCAAAGGGGGTGCCTCTCCTCCTGCATCAAAAGCCTCGTCGATTCAAAGGGCACCAACAATCTCATCAGAGAGACGAACGCATTCGACTCCGACAAGGTCCAAAATCAATTCAGAGGAGCAGAGGTGCTTGTCGGCGGAGAATGCCGCGACGAATCCACCAAAGGCAGTGAATGAAAGGCCACAGAAGCAGCACAAGATATCTGTTGGATTTGGCCAGCATGAGATAAGTGACTTGAAGGTTGTGCTGTATGGTAAGGATGGAGTTGCAGTTAAGATGAGTGTCCACAAGAACATCCTAGCTGAAAACAGTACCTTCTTTGCTGACAAGCTTTCAAGGCAAACTCCAGTGTCGAGCTTAGAGGTGACTGATTGTGAGGATGTGGAGATTTATGTTGAGACTGTGGGGTTGATGTACTGCAGTGATGTCAAGCAGAGACTGATCAAGCAAACTGTTCCCCGTGTCCTACGAATCTTGAAG GTTGCAGAGTTGTTAGGTTTCCAAGCGTGCGTCGTTTCATGCTTAGATTACTTGGAGGCAGTCCCTTGGgtaggggaagaagaagagaatgtGATCTCATCTGTTCGGAATCTGCAGAGTGAGAACTATGGTGTTAGTCCCGTACTGAAGAGGGTAGCGTCTGATCTAACGACCCCACCAAATGACACATTTTCACATATCATTGAATTAGTTTTGAGAAGCAATGAGGATAGGGGGCGGCGTGAGATGAAATCCTTGGTACAGAAGCTTCTGAAGGAGAATAGCGCAACCTGTACTAGTGGATCTTCTGACTTATGTGCTGAGACTCTATACAAATCATCTCAGAACTGCCTGGAGTCTTTGTTGACCTTGTTTCAGCAAGCAACTGGCAGTGATTTTGCCGAGCAATCTCTGAATATTAAAGAACCAGTTTTCCGACAAATTGCTCTAGAAGCAGATAATCTCCTCTGGTTAGCTGAGATTTTAGCTGACAGGAATGCTGCTGATGAGTTCGCGGTCATGTGGGCTAGTCAACGTGACCTGGCGGGGCTGCACTCCAAGTTACCAGTCAAGTCGCGCCACCTTGTTAGCTGCGTCACGGCGAGGCTCTATGTGGCGATTGGGAAAGGAGAGATCCTTCCTTCGAAGGACACACGGCGGCTTCTCTTGGACATCTGGTTGCAGCCTCTCATGGATGACTATAACTGGTTGCAGCACGGATGCAGGTCATTCGATCGGAAAGTGGTGGAGGAAGGGATCGGGCGGACCATCTTAACACTGCCACTGGAGGATCAGCAGACGATCCTGCTCTCGTGGCTTGGGAGCTTCCTGAAGGTTGGGGACAGCTGCCCCAATCTCCAGAAGGCCTTTgaggtttggtggaggaggactTTCATAAGGCCCTATGCTGAGCAACAAGGTAATCGGTCACAATCTGGGCGGAGTTGA
- the LOC117835426 gene encoding uncharacterized protein: protein MATETPPPEEKKKKAPLPKVVTLNKALKLAQTWVDKMSASEPDEPNDKDFEGRPSRLGLGAKVVPGVKRAPPTDPIERRLLGKVNAQKRKALEEDNRTAKEANEASDDDCDEPESRTNSFNKKRTLPSVTSTPLVKKAK, encoded by the exons ATGGCGACCGAGACGCCGCCtccggaggagaagaagaagaaggcgccgCTCCCCAAGGTGGTCACGCTCAACAAGGCCCTCAAGCTG GCTCAGACATGGGTGGACAAAATGAGTGCATCGGAGCCAGATGAACCCAATGATAAGGATTTTGAGGGCCGGCCATCAAG GCTTGGTCTTGGTGCTAAAGTGGTCCCCGGTGTGAAGCGTGCGCCTCCCACTGATCCAATTGAGAGGAGATTGCTCGGGAAGGTGAATGCACAGAAGAGAAAGGCCTTGGAGGAGGATAATAGAACTGCTAAGGAGGCGAATGAGGCTAGTGATGATGATTGTGATGAGCCTGAAAGCAGAACCAATTCCTTTAACAAAAAGAGGACATTGCCTTCAGTTACTTCTACACCTTTAGTAAAGAAGGCAAAGTGA
- the LOC117835425 gene encoding uncharacterized protein At3g49055: MESKVSSLVKENQEIHTMLKAAITEKEAAEDSLRALKGEKEQGGSAILQIAERGLHKVGFGFIMEVISGEPKSEEEPTTSGTATATSDGRENEQEHISLACVIENTVKTLHGDISDLRQAFDESRSDCDHFQLLAAERAQKINNLEPYIKDLEERESFLVHSVEDLTLEMKAVEQEATRWREACEQEVEAGKSAIKELNQEIALLREELGRVKADLETANSKLQLKEKLAASAMVAQAAADACLKLADRRSAGLQRRIEELTRQIEQEDAHGRKERGSTRRRLRYICWPWQQLQVISASCQARTWFVDQNGRLLPRTEALLQTRI, encoded by the exons ATGGAGAGCAAAGTGTCAAGTCTAGTGAAGGAGAATCAAGAGATACATACCATGTTGAAGGCTGCTATAACTgagaaggaggcggcggaggataGCCTTCGTGCATTGAAGGGCGAAAAGGAGCAGGGAGGAAGTGCCATCTTGCAGATTGCTGAGAGAGGATTGCACAAGGTTGGCTTTGGCTTCATCATGGAGGTGATAAGTGGCGAGCCAAAAAGCGAGGAGGAGCCAACCACCTCTGGTACAGCAACTGCGACATCTGATGGAAGAGAAAATGAACAAGAGCACATCAGTCTG GCTTGTGTAATTGAAAATACAGTGAAAACCCTGCATGGTGATATCAGTGATCTAAGGCAGGCCTTTGACGAATCCAG GTCAGATTGTGATCATTTCCAACTTCTTGCTGCTGAACGGGCTCAGAAGATAAACAACCTTGAACCGTATATAAAGGATTTGGAAGAAAGAGAGAGCTTTCTAGTTCACAGT GTGGAAGACCTCACTCTAGAGATGAAAGCAGTAGAACAGGAGGCTACAAGATGGAGGGAAGCATGTGAACAGGAGGTAGAAGCTGGAAAATCTGCCATCAAAGAACTCAACCAGGAG ATTGCCTTGCTCAGAGAAGAACTGGGAAGGGTAAAAGCAGACTTGGAGACTGCAAACAGTAAGCTACAGCTGAAGGAGAAATTAGCAGCCAGTGCAATGGTAGCACAAGCAGCTGCAGATGCATGCCTCAAGCTTGCAGACAGAAGATCTGCTGGGCTGCAACGGAGGATAGAAGAGTTGACGAGACAAATAGAGCAAGAAGATGCACATggaagaaaggagagaggaagTACTCGCAGAAGATTAAGGTATATCTGCTGGCCTTGGCAGCAACTTCAAGTTATATCAGCATCCTGTCAAGCTAGAACATGGTTTGTTGATCAGAATGGTAGATTGCTACCAAGGACAGAAGCACTATTGCAGACAAGAATCTAA
- the LOC117839358 gene encoding small ribosomal subunit protein uS9c: protein MALSVSSLATALSHLSLPSTSTSTSKPHQAPFLRLHPCTSRRAVSLALRASAAEPAEADLPAEEVVAVEEEAEEDALSGVALRKYVKQRLPGGFAAQRITATGRRKTAIARVVLQEGTGKVFINFRDAKEYLQGNPMWMEYCKVPLVTLGFENNYDVFVKVHGGGLSGQAQAICLGVARALVKISTANKVPLRSEGLLTRDTRIVERKKAGLKKARKRPQFSKR from the exons ATGGCGCTCTCCGTCTCCTCCCTCGCCACCGCCCTCTCccacctctccctcccctccacctccacctccacctccaagcCCCACCAGGcccccttcctccgcctccatccCTGCACCTCCCGCCGCGCCGTCAGCCTCGcgctccgcgcctccgccgccgagccgGCCGAGGCGGACCTGcccgcggaggaggtggtggccgtcgaggaggaggccgaggaggatgCGCTGTCGGGCGTCGCGCTGCGGAAGTACGTGAAGCAGCGGCTGCCGGGCGGCTTCGCGGCGCAGCGGATCACCGCCACGGGCCGCCGCAAGACGGCCATCGCCCGCGTCGTGCTCCAGGAGGGCACCGGCAAGGTCTTCATCAACTTCCGCGATGCTAAG GAGTATCTGCAGGGAAACCCAATGTGGATGGAGTACTGCAAGGTCCCCTTGGTGACCCTCGGGTTTGAGAACAACTATGACGTCTTCGTCAAAGTTCATGGGGGTGGTCTGTCAGGCCAGGCCCAGGCAATTTGCCTTGGCGTCGCTCGTGCGCTAGTGAAGATCAGCACTGCCAACAAGGTTCCTCTTAGATCAGAAGGTTTGCTGACGAGAGACACCCGTATTGTTGAACGGAAGAAGGCTGGTCTCAAGAAGGCACGCAAGCGGCCCCAATTCTCAAAGCGTTGA